TTGGCGTAATAGCTCCTTCCGTCCTCAATATTTCGCAACTTCTTGAGAAGCTAGGAATTCACTCCTTAACTCTTTATGCTGGTAAGGGTAAAGATGGCTTAAATCCTTTACGGCCATGGCATGCGGGTGAAGAAGACAATTATAAAGAACTTATCGATTACTATTACAACGAATTTGTAAATATCATGACCACTAACCGCCCCCAGTTGGATAAAGCCAAACTAATTCAGGAGTATGGAGCCAAAATTTTTCCTGCTCAGCAAGCTAAGGAATTAGGCTATATCGATGAAAGCGGCGTAACTTTAAACGAAGCTATCTCCCAGCTTGCTAAGCAAATGAGTATTGAAGCTCAGAACTATCGTGTAGTTCAAATGCAAAAAGAGACATGGATTAGCGAAATTTTTAAAACGCAATTAAAAGCTTGGAATGGTCCTATAAAACATGAATTGCAAATTTCACCTGCCTATGATCCTAAATTATTAGGCCAATTTCAATATATGTTTCGTCCTTAAAGCCCTTATACCTAAGTAATTTAAGTGGCCATTTGCTTCAGATAAAATTTAAATGCAAAATTAATTGGATGTTAAGGAATCTCCTTTCCTTCACTTAAAGTTTGCATTTAAATTCAAAACTCCTCTCATCTAAAATAGTAGTTAAAGGTCTTAAAAAGGTTTGTGATGAATGACATTTATATCATTGATGCATCGGGCTATATCTATCGTTCTTATTTTGCTATTCGAAATATTACAAATCACCAAGGAGAATCCACTAATGCCTTATTTGGCTTTATTCGTTCGGTCTCAAAGCTAATTATTGATTTTAAGCCTTATCATTTAGTAGCCGTATTTGATGGCCCTCGCAGCATCAATGCACGAGCCAGTATCTATGCAGACTATAAAGCCCATCGGCCAGATATGCCTCCTGACCTTCTTTATCAAATCCAATGGGCAAGAGAATACTGTGCGCTACGAGGCATCCCTATTTTAAATATTCCGGAAGTAGAGGCTGATGATACAATGGGCAGTATTGCAGTATGGGCCTCTCAACAACAACAAGCCAAGGCCTATATTTGCACAAGCGATAAAGATATGTGCCAGCTAGTAAATGATCAAGTCTTTATCCTTAATACTTTTAAAGATAATCTAATCATGGGAGCCAAAGAAATTGAAGCAACTTATGGAGTGCCTCCTCATAAAATTATTGATTTTTTAGCTATAACAGGTGATGCCTCTGATAATATTCCGGGCCTTTCAGGATTTGGCCCCAAAACTGCCTCAGCACTTTTACAGCAATTTGGCTCGTTGGAATACATCCTGGCCCACCCAGAAGAAATTCCCGGTAAAAAAAAACAAGAAATCATCATTCAAGAAGCTGAAAAAGCTCTTCTTAGCAAGCAACTTGTTACAGTTAACACACATGTAAATATCCCTCGCGAAGAGAGCTTCTATCGCTTGATTTCCTGCCAGAAAGAGCAGCTAAAAAGCTTTTACATCAGTAAAAACTTTAACTCTTTGCTTAAAGAATTAGAAAAAGAAATACCCTCCTCGAACCCTCTTGGATTAAGTGCAAGCGAAGAACAAGTATCCTATCAGTGCGTAGATGATGAAGAGAGCTTAAGCGCTCTTGTAGATGAACTCATGCTTCAAAAAGAAATCTGCTTTGACACAGAAACGACATCGATACATGCCTTAAAAGCCGAACTGGTAGGCATAGGTCTATGTTACCAACCTTTACAAGCATGGTATGTGCCTGTCAATGGTCAACTGGGCCTTGAAAAAGTAATTCAGACTTTAAAACCTCTTTTTGAAAATTCTTCTATTGGCTTTTATGGCCACAATGTTAAATACGACCTTCATGTATTGAGCCTTTACGGCATTCAAGTGGCCAACATAACCTTTGATACTATCTTGGCCTCTTATTTGCTTAACTCGCACAGGCGCCAACATTCTCTTGACACCCTTTCTTTAGAATATTTTGGTAAGGTGAAGATAGCCATCCATTCATTAATCGGGAAAGGCAAAAAAGCAATCTCCATGCGTGAAGTGCCGATTGAACAAGTCTTTGCCTATTGCTGTGAAGATGTAGATTTCACATGCCGTCTTAAGAAAGTATTGAAAAAGCAGCTGCAGAAAAGAAAATTATATTCTTTATTAGATAATATTGAGCTACCCCTTCTTAAAGTTTTGCTAAAGATGGAACGTCTAGGAATATATTTAGACAAAGAATTTTTAAAGAATCTTTCCATAAAGGTTACTGCGCAAATTAGGGTGCTTGAAAAAGAAATTTATTTAATGGCAGGAGAGGAATTTAATTTAAACTCTCCTAAGCAAATGAGCGATATTCTTTTTAACAAGCTAGGCATACAGCCTCCCAAAAAGACTGCCACAGGCAATTCTACCAGTGCCGAAGTTTTAGAATTTCTTCAACATCAATACCCTATTGCTAGTAAATTGATGGAATATCGCATGCTAGAAAAGCTGCGCTCCACCTATGTAGAAACTCTACCCTTAGAAGTTAACCCTAAAACTCATCGCATCCATTGTACCTTTAATCAATCTGTAGCTGCTACAGGCAGGCTATCCTGCCAAGATCCTAACCTGCAAAATATTCCTGTGCGCACCGAGTGGGGCATTCAAATAAGGCAAGCATTCCGACCTGAAAAATCAGGGTGGAGCTTCTTGGCTGCAGATTATTCGCAGATTGAACTGCGTCTTCTTGCTCATTTAAGTGAAGATCCTACCCTTCTAGAAGCTTTCCAAAGCAATCAAGATATTCATCTAAGAACCGCTGCAGCAATTTTTAATGTCCCCCTGGAACAAGTGACAAAAGAGATGAGATATCAAGCTAAAACAGTAAATTTTGGAGTCATTTACGGCCAAGGCCCTTTTGGGCTTTCCCAAACATTAGGGATTGATGTCAAAGATGCTAAGCTTTTTATTGAGATGTATTTTAAACAATATAGCAAGGTTAAAGAATACCTAGAATCCGTTAAAGAATCGGTACGTAAATTAGGAAAAGCAGTCACTCTTACGGGCCGCGAAAGACTTATTCCAGAAATTAATAGTAAAAACATGCAGATCCGGGCAGCAGCAGAACGGCTTGCTGTCAATGCACCTATCCAAGGTACCGCAGCCGATCTGATCAAACTAGCTATGATACAAATTAATGAAAGACTTCACAAAGAAAGAAAATTAGGCTACATGGTTATACAAATTCATGATGAATTAATTTTTGAGCTTCCTGATTTTGAAATTCTCTCTATAGAACCCATGGTGCGGGAGATCATGCAAAATGTTTTTAAATTAAAAGTTCCTTTGATTGTAGATATCAGTATTGGCAAAAATTGGAAAGAATGTTAGCATTGTCTAAAGTTGCCGTAACGGGCGGTCTTTCGTGTGGCAAGACATCAGTCTGTCATTTCTTTAAGAGGTTTGGCGCTTACGTGGTAAGTGCAGACGATATTGTGCACCGACTGCTTTCCCCTACCACGAATCTCGGTCAGCGCGTTATTCTACTAATTGGCAGCGATATAGTCATAAATAATCAAATCGATCGTTCTAAAATTTCACAAAAGGTATTCAAACAACCCTTATTACTTAAATCTCTTGAAAACATCCTGCATCCTGCAGTTCAAGATGAAATTAAGAAACACTATGATTTAGCTAATCAACAAGAAAACAGAAAAAAATTATTTGTAGCTGAAATTCCCTTGCTTTTTGAAGTTAGGCTAGAGAATTTCTATGATACGGTGATTAGTGTCGTAGCTGATTTAGACAAAAGTAAAAAGCGTTTTCAAAAAGCTACAGGAAAAAGTATTGAAGAATATGAAAAGCGCTCAGCAAGGCAGCTGTCTATCGATGAAAAAGCTCATAGGGCTGATTATGTTATTGTCAACGATAGCAACCTATACGATTTAGAAATTGAAACAAAAAAGTTAATGAACATTTTAACCCATTAAATTTAGGAGTCTGATTCTTAAATGGATCCAGAAAACACTCATTCAGAGACGCACTACTCTACCTTTGAAGAGGGCGAAGAGAATCAACAAGAGCACCCATCTATCAACACGACAGCTATTGTTCCCCCCGGCGAAACAATTAAAATCGCTGAAATTCAGCGCATGAATATCGACCAATTAAACGCGTTCAGTAAAAAAATTGGCCTTAAACACCTAGGATCTCTTACTAAATCTCAAATGGTTTTTGAAATCGTCAAGGCGCTCTCAGAAAATCCTGCCGAGATTTTGTATGGTGAAGGCGTATTAGAAATTTTGCCTGACGGATTTGGCTTTCTGCGATCCCCCAACTATAATTATTTACCTTCTGCAGAAGATATCTACGTTTCTCCAGCGCAGATTAGACGTTTTGATTTAAAAAAGGGTGATACCCTTTCTGGGACTATTCGGCCTCCTAAAGACAAAGAAAAATACTTTGCTCTTCTCAAAGTAGATAAAATCAATGGAAAAACTCCAGAAAAAGCTCGCGAGCGCATTCTTTTTGAGAATTTAACAGCTCTGTATCCAAGCAAACGCATGGTCATGGAAACAACAAAAGATAAGCTATCCACGCGTGTGTTGGATCTTGCAGCTCCTATAGGTAAAGGCCAGCGTGGGCTAATTGTAGCCCCCCCTCGTACAGGTAAGACGATTATTCTTCAAAATATTGCTAATGCTATAGCTATTAATAATCCGGAAGTCATTGTTATCGTCCTCATGATCGGCGAAAGACCTGAGGAAGTAACAGACATGCAGAGAATTGTTAAGGGAGAAGTTGTTTCTTCAACTTTTGATGAGCCCCCTGAAAGACACGTGCAAGTAGCAGAAATGGTTATCGAAAAAGCAAGGAGATTAGTTGAGCATGGCAATGACGTCGTTGTTCTGCTAGACTCTATCACAAGACTCGCCCGTGCCTATAATACTATAGAACCTCATTCCGGGAAAATTTTGACAGGTGGTGTAGATGCTAATGCTTTACATAAACCTAAACGTTTCTTTGGCGCCGCAAGGAATATCGAGCAGGGAGGTTCACTGACAATTATTGCCACCGCATTAATTGATACAGGATCCCGTATGGATGAGGTTATTTTTGAAGAATTTAAAGGTACAGGCAATATGGAGCTAGTGCTTGATCGACGTTTAGCTGAGCGACGTATTTATCCAGCGATTGATATTATTAAGAGTGGAACTCGTAAGGAAGAGCTTCTTTACCATCCTAACGAATTAGAAAAGGTTTATTTACTACGACAAGCCGTTGCTGATCTAGCACCCAACGATGCGATGAATCTAGTGTTAGGCCGCCTGAAAAAAACTAATAGCAATGTGGAATTTTTATTATCTATGAAAGAATAAGTGATTTAAGCTACTTGTTTATTTAATTAATTTAGGTAAGCAAAAATATCTTTATTTTTTAAGTCGAACACATACAGAAAATAGGATGCAACATGCGCAAAATTCAACTCCTCGTCATTTCTTTAATCCTTCTAGGTGGAGGATGGTGGCTCTGGTCTAATAAGGGAGATGTAAAAAATATAGTGACTCGCTATGTAGAAAATGGTGAATTTCAAACACTAGAGGCGCGCTATACTCCCCAACAAATTATGGACGCTCATTCTCGAGAGCTTTTAGGGGATACTAGTTATCAATATAAAGAACCCCAGTATAAATATCATCCTTACTTACTGATGGAAGTTAAATTTACAGCCGATAAAAAAACACGCGAAGGTGTAATTTTATGGAGCTTAACAGATGGAGAAATGGTTCTAAATACCGAGACATGGGAAAGGACTCATGGTTTTGAAGATGCTATTAATGCACAAGCCACACGTGAAGAATTTAAAATACTTAACGCTTTAGCCAAATTTAATGGCATTCGCACTAAAGAAGATTTGCTAGCAGATTTACAACTAGAAGCGGATGTAGTAAATCCATGGATTGAAAGTGCTATCCAAAAGCAGTTAATCACACGTAAAGGTAACCTTTTGCAACTGCATTTTGAAAACCCTAAAATTCTTGTGACTC
This sequence is a window from Neochlamydia sp. AcF84. Protein-coding genes within it:
- the polA gene encoding DNA polymerase I; this translates as MNDIYIIDASGYIYRSYFAIRNITNHQGESTNALFGFIRSVSKLIIDFKPYHLVAVFDGPRSINARASIYADYKAHRPDMPPDLLYQIQWAREYCALRGIPILNIPEVEADDTMGSIAVWASQQQQAKAYICTSDKDMCQLVNDQVFILNTFKDNLIMGAKEIEATYGVPPHKIIDFLAITGDASDNIPGLSGFGPKTASALLQQFGSLEYILAHPEEIPGKKKQEIIIQEAEKALLSKQLVTVNTHVNIPREESFYRLISCQKEQLKSFYISKNFNSLLKELEKEIPSSNPLGLSASEEQVSYQCVDDEESLSALVDELMLQKEICFDTETTSIHALKAELVGIGLCYQPLQAWYVPVNGQLGLEKVIQTLKPLFENSSIGFYGHNVKYDLHVLSLYGIQVANITFDTILASYLLNSHRRQHSLDTLSLEYFGKVKIAIHSLIGKGKKAISMREVPIEQVFAYCCEDVDFTCRLKKVLKKQLQKRKLYSLLDNIELPLLKVLLKMERLGIYLDKEFLKNLSIKVTAQIRVLEKEIYLMAGEEFNLNSPKQMSDILFNKLGIQPPKKTATGNSTSAEVLEFLQHQYPIASKLMEYRMLEKLRSTYVETLPLEVNPKTHRIHCTFNQSVAATGRLSCQDPNLQNIPVRTEWGIQIRQAFRPEKSGWSFLAADYSQIELRLLAHLSEDPTLLEAFQSNQDIHLRTAAAIFNVPLEQVTKEMRYQAKTVNFGVIYGQGPFGLSQTLGIDVKDAKLFIEMYFKQYSKVKEYLESVKESVRKLGKAVTLTGRERLIPEINSKNMQIRAAAERLAVNAPIQGTAADLIKLAMIQINERLHKERKLGYMVIQIHDELIFELPDFEILSIEPMVREIMQNVFKLKVPLIVDISIGKNWKEC
- the coaE gene encoding dephospho-CoA kinase (Dephospho-CoA kinase (CoaE) performs the final step in coenzyme A biosynthesis.); its protein translation is MLALSKVAVTGGLSCGKTSVCHFFKRFGAYVVSADDIVHRLLSPTTNLGQRVILLIGSDIVINNQIDRSKISQKVFKQPLLLKSLENILHPAVQDEIKKHYDLANQQENRKKLFVAEIPLLFEVRLENFYDTVISVVADLDKSKKRFQKATGKSIEEYEKRSARQLSIDEKAHRADYVIVNDSNLYDLEIETKKLMNILTH
- the rho gene encoding transcription termination factor Rho, whose product is MDPENTHSETHYSTFEEGEENQQEHPSINTTAIVPPGETIKIAEIQRMNIDQLNAFSKKIGLKHLGSLTKSQMVFEIVKALSENPAEILYGEGVLEILPDGFGFLRSPNYNYLPSAEDIYVSPAQIRRFDLKKGDTLSGTIRPPKDKEKYFALLKVDKINGKTPEKARERILFENLTALYPSKRMVMETTKDKLSTRVLDLAAPIGKGQRGLIVAPPRTGKTIILQNIANAIAINNPEVIVIVLMIGERPEEVTDMQRIVKGEVVSSTFDEPPERHVQVAEMVIEKARRLVEHGNDVVVLLDSITRLARAYNTIEPHSGKILTGGVDANALHKPKRFFGAARNIEQGGSLTIIATALIDTGSRMDEVIFEEFKGTGNMELVLDRRLAERRIYPAIDIIKSGTRKEELLYHPNELEKVYLLRQAVADLAPNDAMNLVLGRLKKTNSNVEFLLSMKE